A stretch of Oryza brachyantha chromosome 4, ObraRS2, whole genome shotgun sequence DNA encodes these proteins:
- the LOC107304065 gene encoding uncharacterized protein LOC107304065, with translation MNGVFVVDEHSRKVTLARDLLAPFIAATATGRYRHDDGLHCRCVLLRDLDQSTKIDDLSAHVAAATGEAIEAVALCNLWQCAVVVFRKEASVAIAVKTTTTLGRCNEVGPLYNATIRSIRPQLVEVVIYPSTPSGAVMRLTPTCTQYAPADTRFEQDIQTIHCKANGSYDNFHPTQYPEPPAGTTATGSFDQLHPDEIPSHTGTTSEVNIQSESPRDSSSQTD, from the exons ATGAACGGTGTGTTCGTCGTCGACGAACACTCAAGGAAGGTAACCTTAGCGCGAGATCTCCTGGCACCCTtcatcgccgccaccgccacagGTAGGTACCGTCACGACGACGGCCTCCATTGCCGCTGCGTCCTGCTCCGGGATCTCGACCAGTCGACCAAGATCGACGACCTGAGCGCccacgtggcggcggcgaccggcgaagCCATCGAGGCCGTCGCCCTGTGCAACCTCTGGCagtgcgccgtcgtcgtcttcagGAAAGAAGCcagcgtcgccatcgccgtcaaGACGACAACGACGCTCGGCCGCTGCAACGAGGTCGGGCCTCTCTACAACGCCACGATCCGCTCCATCCGTCCCCAACTCGTCGAG GTCGTTATATATCCATCTACTCCGTCAGGTGCAGTGATGAGGCTAACTCCAACATGCACACAATATGCACCGGCCGACACGAGGTTCGAACAAGACATCCAAACTATACACTGCAAGGCCAATGGATCTTACGACAACTTTCATCCCACACAATATCCTGAGCCACCGGCCGGCACCACGGCTACTGGATCTTTCGACCAGCTTCATCCTGATGAGATTCCGAGTCATACCGGCACCACTTCTGAAGTCAACATACAATCTGAATCCCCTCGTGATTCCTCCTCGCAGACAGATTAG
- the LOC102714829 gene encoding uncharacterized protein LOC102714829 isoform X1 gives MGVMASSSLPGFLLSLQETKAPPDHHPSSPSPEMGSTHFPPDGAIPLGHPCLVSLWQRREVGKVAFRRIKDLISCLYSVTPGVFTDPNFLERSLVVDGVTPYTSPQDLLKIFSFVAVEAAVLVRDSETGYRVGLVVFADVLDMSAINLNPHWGLYATCIPASSHGDPRQYIRDALKDESTRRPSAELLRSLVPPQFLLEDKDKDLHLRSVFVRGVVDRRRKRGRPGGSAYGLCCLATDHLLARGYICAAVACWVEDAGLLVYDDAGTTELLARRAPRLCVKSIGLQMQDTSLLPLLQSESDLEASELRRMLPPYITQQQEGEDGMLGRRVMVLTGIDTQQCRCDAAEIAYFLQHQVGLLEVEAVIVHRALQKVVVVLGYGRDAVVVLREPPETWVHAFGQQATWTSVFVCPPPPPPPDGPASVLLLDDLQLWSPRDRMNPVDYCNVRTWIYENIGPGGRVCYSDIVHCLTGICALGNPATVWSRSFPHRALVLSGISCGTNRSDLCRRLSRFGWLDDVVYDHSTGIALVVFISPFEASRLYGVPGYAPQRVLWNHLGFTDCRPPCPEDAHVTIARRVLDRLALHL, from the exons ATGGGGGTGATGGCGTCTTCTTCCCTCCCTggctttcttctctccctccaagAAACCAAGGCTCCCCCCGATCATCATCCGTCCTCTCCATCGCCGGAAATGGGCAGCACTCATTTTCCTCCTGACGGTGCCATCCCGCTTGGCCACCCTTGTCTCGTCAGTCTATGGCAGCGCAGGGAG GTTGGAAAAGTTGCATTCAGGCGCATCAAAGACCTAATCTCTTGTCTTTACTCAGTTACTCCTGGAGTCTTTACGGACCCAAACTTCCTGGAGCGATCTCTTGTTGTGGACGGTGTGACACCCTACACAAGCCCCCAGGACCTGCTGAAGATATTCTCCTTCGTGGCTGTGGAAGCAGCAGTTTTAGTTCGAGACAGCGAGACTGGCTATCGAGTCGGATTGGTGGTCTTCGCTGATGTCTTAGACATGAGTGCCATCAACTTGAATCCTCACTGGGGTTTATATGCTACCTGCATTCCA GCAAGCAGCCATGGCGATCCACGCCAATACATCAGGGATGCTCTGAAGGATGAGTCAACCAGGCGACCCAGTGCTGAGCTCCTCCGATCGCTTGTACCTCCTCAGTTCCTGCTGGAAGACAAGGACAAGGACCTCCACCTGAGGAGTGTCTTTGTTAGAGGGGTCGTCGATCGACGCCGCAAGCGCGGCAGGCCTGGTGGAAGCGCCTATGGTCTTTGCTGCCTGGCGACAGACCACCTCCTTGCGAGGGGCTATATTtgtgcggcggtggcgtgtTGGGTTGAAGATGCTGGCTTGCTCGTGTACGACGACGCGGGCACCACAGAGCTGCTCGCCAGGAGGGCCCCCCGTTTGTGTGTCAAGTCCATCGGCCTCCAGATGCAGGATACGTCGCTGCTCCCGCTGCTCCAGAGTGAGTCTGACCTGGAGGCGTCCGAGCTGCGGCGCATGCTGCCGCCGTACATcacgcagcagcaggagggggAGGATGGCATGCTCGGGCGCCGGGTGATGGTGTTGACAGGGATTGACACCCAGCAGTGCAGGTGTGATGCCGCTGAGATCGCCTACTTTCTGCAGCACCAGGTGGGTCTGCTCGAGGTTGAGGCCGTAATCGTTCACAGGGCTTTGCAGAAGGTGGTAGTTGTGCTCGGGTATGGAAGGGATGCCGTGGTTGTGCTGCGGGAGCCCCCGGAGACATGGGTACATGCTTTTGGACAGCAGGCTACCTGGACCAGCGTTTTTGTgtgcccgccaccgccaccgccaccggacggtccggcctcAGTACTACTTCTGGATGACCTGCAGCTATGGAGCCCCAGGGATCGGATGAATCCTGTGGACTACTGTAATGTCAGGACATGGATCTACGAGAACATAGGGCCGGGGGGACGTGTCTGCTACAGTGACATCGTCCATTGCCTCACCGGGATCTGTGCTCTCGGCAATCCTGCTACTGTCTGGAGCAGAAGTTTCCCACATAGGGCGTTGGTCCTGTCAGGTATCTCCTGCGGCACCAACCGGTCCGATCTATGCCGTCGCCTCTCCAGATTTGGTTGGCTGGACGACGTGGTCTATGACCATTCCACGGGGATCGCTCTGGTCGTCTTTATTTCTCCGTTTGAGGCAAGCAGGCTTTACGGAGTTCCCGGATATGCTCCGCAACGGGTGCTCTGGAACCACTTGGGCTTCACCGACTGCAGACCACCTTGTCCCGAAGATGCTCATGTCACTATTGCACGCCGTGTTCTGGATCGGTTGGCACTTCATCTCTAG
- the LOC102714829 gene encoding uncharacterized protein LOC102714829 isoform X2 — MAAQGVTPGVFTDPNFLERSLVVDGVTPYTSPQDLLKIFSFVAVEAAVLVRDSETGYRVGLVVFADVLDMSAINLNPHWGLYATCIPASSHGDPRQYIRDALKDESTRRPSAELLRSLVPPQFLLEDKDKDLHLRSVFVRGVVDRRRKRGRPGGSAYGLCCLATDHLLARGYICAAVACWVEDAGLLVYDDAGTTELLARRAPRLCVKSIGLQMQDTSLLPLLQSESDLEASELRRMLPPYITQQQEGEDGMLGRRVMVLTGIDTQQCRCDAAEIAYFLQHQVGLLEVEAVIVHRALQKVVVVLGYGRDAVVVLREPPETWVHAFGQQATWTSVFVCPPPPPPPDGPASVLLLDDLQLWSPRDRMNPVDYCNVRTWIYENIGPGGRVCYSDIVHCLTGICALGNPATVWSRSFPHRALVLSGISCGTNRSDLCRRLSRFGWLDDVVYDHSTGIALVVFISPFEASRLYGVPGYAPQRVLWNHLGFTDCRPPCPEDAHVTIARRVLDRLALHL; from the exons ATGGCAGCGCAGGGAG TTACTCCTGGAGTCTTTACGGACCCAAACTTCCTGGAGCGATCTCTTGTTGTGGACGGTGTGACACCCTACACAAGCCCCCAGGACCTGCTGAAGATATTCTCCTTCGTGGCTGTGGAAGCAGCAGTTTTAGTTCGAGACAGCGAGACTGGCTATCGAGTCGGATTGGTGGTCTTCGCTGATGTCTTAGACATGAGTGCCATCAACTTGAATCCTCACTGGGGTTTATATGCTACCTGCATTCCA GCAAGCAGCCATGGCGATCCACGCCAATACATCAGGGATGCTCTGAAGGATGAGTCAACCAGGCGACCCAGTGCTGAGCTCCTCCGATCGCTTGTACCTCCTCAGTTCCTGCTGGAAGACAAGGACAAGGACCTCCACCTGAGGAGTGTCTTTGTTAGAGGGGTCGTCGATCGACGCCGCAAGCGCGGCAGGCCTGGTGGAAGCGCCTATGGTCTTTGCTGCCTGGCGACAGACCACCTCCTTGCGAGGGGCTATATTtgtgcggcggtggcgtgtTGGGTTGAAGATGCTGGCTTGCTCGTGTACGACGACGCGGGCACCACAGAGCTGCTCGCCAGGAGGGCCCCCCGTTTGTGTGTCAAGTCCATCGGCCTCCAGATGCAGGATACGTCGCTGCTCCCGCTGCTCCAGAGTGAGTCTGACCTGGAGGCGTCCGAGCTGCGGCGCATGCTGCCGCCGTACATcacgcagcagcaggagggggAGGATGGCATGCTCGGGCGCCGGGTGATGGTGTTGACAGGGATTGACACCCAGCAGTGCAGGTGTGATGCCGCTGAGATCGCCTACTTTCTGCAGCACCAGGTGGGTCTGCTCGAGGTTGAGGCCGTAATCGTTCACAGGGCTTTGCAGAAGGTGGTAGTTGTGCTCGGGTATGGAAGGGATGCCGTGGTTGTGCTGCGGGAGCCCCCGGAGACATGGGTACATGCTTTTGGACAGCAGGCTACCTGGACCAGCGTTTTTGTgtgcccgccaccgccaccgccaccggacggtccggcctcAGTACTACTTCTGGATGACCTGCAGCTATGGAGCCCCAGGGATCGGATGAATCCTGTGGACTACTGTAATGTCAGGACATGGATCTACGAGAACATAGGGCCGGGGGGACGTGTCTGCTACAGTGACATCGTCCATTGCCTCACCGGGATCTGTGCTCTCGGCAATCCTGCTACTGTCTGGAGCAGAAGTTTCCCACATAGGGCGTTGGTCCTGTCAGGTATCTCCTGCGGCACCAACCGGTCCGATCTATGCCGTCGCCTCTCCAGATTTGGTTGGCTGGACGACGTGGTCTATGACCATTCCACGGGGATCGCTCTGGTCGTCTTTATTTCTCCGTTTGAGGCAAGCAGGCTTTACGGAGTTCCCGGATATGCTCCGCAACGGGTGCTCTGGAACCACTTGGGCTTCACCGACTGCAGACCACCTTGTCCCGAAGATGCTCATGTCACTATTGCACGCCGTGTTCTGGATCGGTTGGCACTTCATCTCTAG